A window from Vanessa atalanta chromosome 18, ilVanAtal1.2, whole genome shotgun sequence encodes these proteins:
- the LOC125071038 gene encoding protein TIC 214-like, with translation MKREKRRMKITKTMGREDRRCEDKDNGSSEDEDCEHLTITTKREERRMKITKTYMGREEKDSENSGDEDYEHLPIEMKTEERRIKITKTIDHEDKNSESNEDEDYEHLTIMKKREERRIKITKTMGCEDKDSGSSEDEDYELLTITMKREERRIKITKTMGREDRRCEDKDSGSSEDEDYEHLTITMKREERRIKITKIMGREDRRFEDKDSGSSEDEDYEHLTITMKREERRIKITKTMGREDRRCEDKDSGSSEDEDYEHLTISMKREERRMKITKTMGREDRRFEDKDSGSSEDEDYEHLTITMKREERRLKFTKTMVCEDKDSGSSEDVKTRTAEQ, from the coding sequence ATGAAGAGAGAAAAAAGAAGAATGAAAATCACGAAGACAATGGGCCGTGAAGATCGAAGATGTGAAGACAAGGACAACGGGAGCAGTGAAGATGAAGACTGCGAGCACCTAACTATCACGACGAAGAGAGAAGAAAGAAGAATGAAAATTACGAAGACATACATGGGCCGTGAAGAAAAGGACAGCGAGAACAGTGGAGATGAAGACTACGAGCACCTACCAATAGAGATGAAGACAGAAGAAAGAAGAATAAAAATCACGAAGACAATTGACCATGAAGACAAGAACAGCGAGAGCAATGAAGATGAAGACTACGAGCACCTAACTATCATGAAGAAGAGAGAAGAAAGAAGAATAAAAATCACGAAGACAATGGGCTGTGAAGACAAGGACAGCGGGAGCAGTGAAGATGAAGACTACGAGCTCCTAACTATCACGATGAAGAGAGAAGAAAGAAGAATAAAAATCACGAAGACAATGGGCCGTGAAGACCGAAGATGTGAAGACAAGGACAGCGGGAGCAGTGAAGATGAAGACTACGAGCACCTGACTATCACGATGAAGAGAGAAGAAAGAAGAATAAAAATCACGAAGATAATGGGCCGTGAAGACCGAAGATTTGAAGACAAGGACAGCGGGAGCAGTGAAGATGAAGACTACGAGCACCTGACTATCACGATGAAGAGAGAAGAAAGAAGAATAAAAATCACGAAGACAATGGGCCGTGAAGACCGAAGATGTGAAGACAAGGACAGCGGGAGCAGTGAAGATGAAGACTACGAGCACCTGACTATCTCGATGAAGAGAGAAGAAAGAAGAATGAAAATCACAAAGACAATGGGCCGTGAAGACCGAAGATTTGAAGACAAGGACAGCGGGAGCAGTGAAGATGAAGACTACGAGCACCTGACTATCACGATGAAGAGAGAAGAAAGAAGATTGAAATTTACGAAGACAATGGTCTGTGAAGACAAGGACAGCGGGAGCAGTGAAGATGTGAAGACAAGGACAGCGGAGCAGTGA